Proteins encoded in a region of the Nicotiana tomentosiformis chromosome 9, ASM39032v3, whole genome shotgun sequence genome:
- the LOC138898710 gene encoding uncharacterized protein, giving the protein MNEVDNFKYCINTCNLIDLEFKGSIYTGWNGRTDDACIFKRLNRCLSNLEFQQMLSGLEITHLSKTSSDHCPLLITCDTNAAPIKKSFRFLKFWLKHETFQEVVKENWTVDFSGNPFHVFNHKLKKLKRALSVWSKSTYGSIFQKRRNSGSKKLG; this is encoded by the exons ATGAACGAAGTTGAcaatttcaaatattgtataaatacTTGTAATCTCATTGATTTGGAGTTCAAGGGTAGCATATACACCGGGTGGAATGGTAGAACTGATGACGCTTGTATTTTCAAGAGACTCAATAGATGTTTATCCAACTTGGAGTTCCAACAAATGTTGTCTGGTTTAGAGATCACTCATTTATCTAAAACGAGCTCAGATCATTGCCCTTTACTTATCACATGTGACACAAATGCAGCACCAATTAAGAAATCATTTAGATTCTTGAAGTTTTGGCTAAAGCATGAAACTTTTCAGGAGGTTGTTAAGGAGAACTGGACGGTTGATTTCAGTGGGAATCCATTTCATGTGTTTAATCATAAgctgaaaaaattaaaaagagcCCTATCAGTTTGGAGCAAATCAACGTATGGCAGCATATTTCAGAAG AGGAGGAATTCtggaagcaaaaagctgggaTGA